In Dromaius novaehollandiae isolate bDroNov1 chromosome 2, bDroNov1.hap1, whole genome shotgun sequence, one DNA window encodes the following:
- the KLHL18 gene encoding kelch-like protein 18 isoform X2, which yields MLEAAAEPELDPEDLVHFSVGDLPSRGYGVMGEIRRQGKLCDVTLKVGDHKFSAHRIVLAASIPYFHAMFTNDMMECKQDEIVMQGMDPSALEALINFAYNGHLAIDQQNVQSLLMGASFLQLQNIKDACCTFLRERLHPKNCLGVRQFAETMMCAVLYDAANSFIHQHFVEVSMSEEFLALPFEDVLELVSRDELNVKSEEQVFEAALAWIRYDREQRESFLPELLSKIRLPLCRPQFLTDRVQQDDLVRCCHKCRDLVDEAKDYHLMPERRPHLPAFKTRPRCCTSIAGLIYAVGGLNSAANFYAGDSLNVVEVFDPIANRWEKCQPMTTARSRVGVAVVNGLLYAIGGYDGQLRLSTVEVYNPEMDSWSKVESMNSKRSAMGTVVLDGQIYVCGGYDGNSSLNSVESYAPETNKWTVVTPMSSNRSAAGVTVFEGRIYVSGGHDGLQIFNSVEYYNHHTATWHPVASMLNKRCRHGAASLGSKMFVCGGYDGSGFLSIAEVYSSMADQWYLIVPMNTRRSRVSLVANCGRLYAVGGYDGQSNLSSVEMYDPETNRWTFMAPMVCHEGGVGVGCVPLLTI from the exons GTAGGGGACCATAAATTCAGCGCTCACCGGATCGTGCTGGCGGCTTCCATCCCGTACTTCCACGCCATGTTCACCAACGACATGATGGAGTGCAAACAGGATGAGATCGTCATGCAAGGGATGGATCCCAG CGCGCTGGAGGCTCTGATCAACTTTGCCTACAACGGTCACCTAGCGATAGACCAGCAGAACGTCCAGTCTCTGCTGATGGGCGCCAGTTTCCTTCAGCTGCAAAATATCAAGGATGCCTGCTGCACGTTTCTCAGAGAGAG GCTTCACCCTAAGAACTGCCTGGGAGTGCGCCAGTTTGCAGAAACCATGATGTGTGCAGTGCTCTACGACGCTGCCAACAGCTTCATCCATCAGCACTTCGTGGAGGTATCCATGTCAGAAGAGTTCCTGGCACTGCCCTTCGAGGACGTCCTGGAGCTCGTCTCTAGGGATGAGCTCAATGTGAAGTCTGAAGAGCAG GTGTTTGAAGCTGCGTTAGCCTGGATACGGTACGACCGAGAGCAGAGGGAGTCGTTTTTACCTGAGCTCCTGTCCAAAATCCGCCTGCCCCTTTGCCGACCTCAGTTTCTCACTGACCGCGTGCAACAAGATGACCTGGTCCGCTGCTGCCACAAATGCAG GGATCTTGTTGATGAGGCGAAAGATTATCACCTCATGCCCGAGCGCCGGCCGCACCTCCCAGCGTTCAAGACCCGTCCTCGGTGCTGTACATCGATTGCCGGACTGATATACGCTGTTGGAGGGCTGAACTCAGCAG CAAATTTTTATGCAGGTGACTCGCTGAATGTGGTGGAAGTCTTTGATCCCATTGCCAACCGCTGGGAGAAGTGCCAGCCGATGACGACGGCGCGGAGCCGCGTCGGCGTAGCCGTGGTGAACGGACTGTTGTATGCCATCGGCGGATACGACGGACAGTTAAGGCTGAGTACTGTGGAGGTTTACAACCCCGAAATGGACTCCTGGTCCAAAGTGGAAAGTATGAACAGCAAACGAAG CGCCATGGGCACGGTGGTGCTGGACGGTCAGATCTACGTATGTGGCGGGTACGACGGGAACTCGTCTCTCAACTCCGTGGAGTCCTATGCACCAGAAACGAACAA GTGGACGGTGGTGACCCCCATGAGCTCCAACCGCAGCGCTGCTGGAGTCACCGTCTTCGAGGGCAGGATCTACGTGTCCGGAGGACACGACGGCCTGCAAATCTTCAACAGC GTAGAGTACTACAACCATCACACGGCCACTTGGCACCCCGTCGCCAGCATGCTCAACAAGCGCTGCCGCCACGGagcagcctccctgggcagcAAGATGTTCGTCTGCGGGGGCTACGACGGCTCCGGCTTCCTCAGCATCGCCGAGGTCTACAGCTCCATGGCGGATCAGTGGTACCTGATCGTCCCGATGAACACTCGACGGAGCCGGGTCTCCCTCGTTGCAAACTGTGGCCGCCTCTATGCTGTCGGGGGCTACGATGGACAGTCCAACCTCAGCTCGGTAGAAATGTATGACCCGGAAACAAACCGCTGGACGTTCATGGCCCCGATGGTGTGCCACGAGGGAGGGGTTGGCGTGGGCTGCGTACCGCTCCTGACCATCTGA
- the KLHL18 gene encoding kelch-like protein 18 isoform X3: MLEAAAEPELDPEDLVHFSVGDLPSRGYGVMGEIRRQGKLCDVTLKVGDHKFSAHRIVLAASIPYFHAMFTNDMMECKQDEIVMQGMDPSALEALINFAYNGHLAIDQQNVQSLLMGASFLQLQNIKDACCTFLRERLHPKNCLGVRQFAETMMCAVLYDAANSFIHQHFVEVSMSEEFLALPFEDVLELVSRDELNVKSEEQVFEAALAWIRYDREQRESFLPELLSKIRLPLCRPQFLTDRVQQDDLVRCCHKCRDLVDEAKDYHLMPERRPHLPAFKTRPRCCTSIAGLIYAVGGLNSAGDSLNVVEVFDPIANRWEKCQPMTTARSRVGVAVVNGLLYAIGGYDGQLRLSTVEVYNPEMDSWSKVESMNSKRSAMGTVVLDGQIYVCGGYDGNSSLNSVESYAPETNKWTVVTPMSSNRSAAGVTVFEGRIYVSGGHDGLQIFNSVEYYNHHTATWHPVASMLNKRCRHGAASLGSKMFVCGGYDGSGFLSIAEVYSSMADQWYLIVPMNTRRSRVSLVANCGRLYAVGGYDGQSNLSSVEMYDPETNRWTFMAPMVCHEGGVGVGCVPLLTI, encoded by the exons GTAGGGGACCATAAATTCAGCGCTCACCGGATCGTGCTGGCGGCTTCCATCCCGTACTTCCACGCCATGTTCACCAACGACATGATGGAGTGCAAACAGGATGAGATCGTCATGCAAGGGATGGATCCCAG CGCGCTGGAGGCTCTGATCAACTTTGCCTACAACGGTCACCTAGCGATAGACCAGCAGAACGTCCAGTCTCTGCTGATGGGCGCCAGTTTCCTTCAGCTGCAAAATATCAAGGATGCCTGCTGCACGTTTCTCAGAGAGAG GCTTCACCCTAAGAACTGCCTGGGAGTGCGCCAGTTTGCAGAAACCATGATGTGTGCAGTGCTCTACGACGCTGCCAACAGCTTCATCCATCAGCACTTCGTGGAGGTATCCATGTCAGAAGAGTTCCTGGCACTGCCCTTCGAGGACGTCCTGGAGCTCGTCTCTAGGGATGAGCTCAATGTGAAGTCTGAAGAGCAG GTGTTTGAAGCTGCGTTAGCCTGGATACGGTACGACCGAGAGCAGAGGGAGTCGTTTTTACCTGAGCTCCTGTCCAAAATCCGCCTGCCCCTTTGCCGACCTCAGTTTCTCACTGACCGCGTGCAACAAGATGACCTGGTCCGCTGCTGCCACAAATGCAG GGATCTTGTTGATGAGGCGAAAGATTATCACCTCATGCCCGAGCGCCGGCCGCACCTCCCAGCGTTCAAGACCCGTCCTCGGTGCTGTACATCGATTGCCGGACTGATATACGCTGTTGGAGGGCTGAACTCAGCAG GTGACTCGCTGAATGTGGTGGAAGTCTTTGATCCCATTGCCAACCGCTGGGAGAAGTGCCAGCCGATGACGACGGCGCGGAGCCGCGTCGGCGTAGCCGTGGTGAACGGACTGTTGTATGCCATCGGCGGATACGACGGACAGTTAAGGCTGAGTACTGTGGAGGTTTACAACCCCGAAATGGACTCCTGGTCCAAAGTGGAAAGTATGAACAGCAAACGAAG CGCCATGGGCACGGTGGTGCTGGACGGTCAGATCTACGTATGTGGCGGGTACGACGGGAACTCGTCTCTCAACTCCGTGGAGTCCTATGCACCAGAAACGAACAA GTGGACGGTGGTGACCCCCATGAGCTCCAACCGCAGCGCTGCTGGAGTCACCGTCTTCGAGGGCAGGATCTACGTGTCCGGAGGACACGACGGCCTGCAAATCTTCAACAGC GTAGAGTACTACAACCATCACACGGCCACTTGGCACCCCGTCGCCAGCATGCTCAACAAGCGCTGCCGCCACGGagcagcctccctgggcagcAAGATGTTCGTCTGCGGGGGCTACGACGGCTCCGGCTTCCTCAGCATCGCCGAGGTCTACAGCTCCATGGCGGATCAGTGGTACCTGATCGTCCCGATGAACACTCGACGGAGCCGGGTCTCCCTCGTTGCAAACTGTGGCCGCCTCTATGCTGTCGGGGGCTACGATGGACAGTCCAACCTCAGCTCGGTAGAAATGTATGACCCGGAAACAAACCGCTGGACGTTCATGGCCCCGATGGTGTGCCACGAGGGAGGGGTTGGCGTGGGCTGCGTACCGCTCCTGACCATCTGA
- the LOC135327409 gene encoding uncharacterized protein LOC135327409, protein MPAAGGRMRPCRALPLLLLLLAGATTPEPRTASTAEAVSAALVLLDAEATSPDAPRQPGWVSGEPGARGRGDGRPEADSVAEETTCRTGGGGGCGTRRLRVLQRCRGLVFLRQPGQQPAAELVCQTVPRAPPRPRRSRLRDFFGKIKKGIKKGVEGVKSFVERGKLWVRGKLKRHRGRARATPSPSPSPSPSLSPAPGQLHTPQ, encoded by the exons ATGCCGGCTGCGGGAGGCAGGATGCGGCCGTgccgggcgctgccgctgctgctgctgctgctggccggaGCCACCACGCCGGAGCCCCGGACCGCGAGCACCGCGGAGGCCGTCTCGGCAGCCCTGGTGCTGCTCGACGCCGAGGCGACGAGCCCCGacgccccgcggcagcccggctGGGTGAGCGGCGAGCCGGGGGCCCGAGGCCGCGGTGATGGCCGCCCCGAAGCGGACTCCGTCGCGGAGGAGACGACGTGCCGgaccggtggcggcggcgggtgTGGGACCCGCCGGCTCAGG GTGCTGCAGCGCTGCCGGGGCCTCGTCTTCCTGCGGCAGCCGGGACAGCAGCCCGCCGCGGAGCTCGTCTGCCAGACGGTGCCCCGGGCG cccccccgcccgcggcgctcCAGGCTCAGGGACTTCTTCGGCAAGATCAAGAAGGGCATCAAGAAGGGCGTCGAGGGCGTCAAGAGCTTCGTGGAGCGCGGGAAGCTCTGGGTGCGCGGCAAGCTCAAACGCCACAGGGGCAGAGCCCGAGCaaccccgtccccatccccgtccccgtccccgtccctgtccccagccccggggcagctccACACCCCGCAATAA
- the KLHL18 gene encoding kelch-like protein 18 isoform X1 — MIKRKGQLTLEMGGEGGLGGHALCVFIFRSVFCLVQEKQELSLASSEKFSCSLRTWHEVFMVGDHKFSAHRIVLAASIPYFHAMFTNDMMECKQDEIVMQGMDPSALEALINFAYNGHLAIDQQNVQSLLMGASFLQLQNIKDACCTFLRERLHPKNCLGVRQFAETMMCAVLYDAANSFIHQHFVEVSMSEEFLALPFEDVLELVSRDELNVKSEEQVFEAALAWIRYDREQRESFLPELLSKIRLPLCRPQFLTDRVQQDDLVRCCHKCRDLVDEAKDYHLMPERRPHLPAFKTRPRCCTSIAGLIYAVGGLNSAANFYAGDSLNVVEVFDPIANRWEKCQPMTTARSRVGVAVVNGLLYAIGGYDGQLRLSTVEVYNPEMDSWSKVESMNSKRSAMGTVVLDGQIYVCGGYDGNSSLNSVESYAPETNKWTVVTPMSSNRSAAGVTVFEGRIYVSGGHDGLQIFNSVEYYNHHTATWHPVASMLNKRCRHGAASLGSKMFVCGGYDGSGFLSIAEVYSSMADQWYLIVPMNTRRSRVSLVANCGRLYAVGGYDGQSNLSSVEMYDPETNRWTFMAPMVCHEGGVGVGCVPLLTI, encoded by the exons ATGATCAAAAGGAAAGGTCAGTTGACTCTGGAGATGGGGGGCGAGGGTGGACTGGGGGGGCACGCACTGTGTGTGTTCATCTTCAGAAGTGTTTTTTGTCTCGTACAGGAAAAACAGGAACTGTCACTCGCCAGCAGCGAAAAGTTTAGCTGTTCCCTCAGGACTTGGCATGAAGTGTTTATG GTAGGGGACCATAAATTCAGCGCTCACCGGATCGTGCTGGCGGCTTCCATCCCGTACTTCCACGCCATGTTCACCAACGACATGATGGAGTGCAAACAGGATGAGATCGTCATGCAAGGGATGGATCCCAG CGCGCTGGAGGCTCTGATCAACTTTGCCTACAACGGTCACCTAGCGATAGACCAGCAGAACGTCCAGTCTCTGCTGATGGGCGCCAGTTTCCTTCAGCTGCAAAATATCAAGGATGCCTGCTGCACGTTTCTCAGAGAGAG GCTTCACCCTAAGAACTGCCTGGGAGTGCGCCAGTTTGCAGAAACCATGATGTGTGCAGTGCTCTACGACGCTGCCAACAGCTTCATCCATCAGCACTTCGTGGAGGTATCCATGTCAGAAGAGTTCCTGGCACTGCCCTTCGAGGACGTCCTGGAGCTCGTCTCTAGGGATGAGCTCAATGTGAAGTCTGAAGAGCAG GTGTTTGAAGCTGCGTTAGCCTGGATACGGTACGACCGAGAGCAGAGGGAGTCGTTTTTACCTGAGCTCCTGTCCAAAATCCGCCTGCCCCTTTGCCGACCTCAGTTTCTCACTGACCGCGTGCAACAAGATGACCTGGTCCGCTGCTGCCACAAATGCAG GGATCTTGTTGATGAGGCGAAAGATTATCACCTCATGCCCGAGCGCCGGCCGCACCTCCCAGCGTTCAAGACCCGTCCTCGGTGCTGTACATCGATTGCCGGACTGATATACGCTGTTGGAGGGCTGAACTCAGCAG CAAATTTTTATGCAGGTGACTCGCTGAATGTGGTGGAAGTCTTTGATCCCATTGCCAACCGCTGGGAGAAGTGCCAGCCGATGACGACGGCGCGGAGCCGCGTCGGCGTAGCCGTGGTGAACGGACTGTTGTATGCCATCGGCGGATACGACGGACAGTTAAGGCTGAGTACTGTGGAGGTTTACAACCCCGAAATGGACTCCTGGTCCAAAGTGGAAAGTATGAACAGCAAACGAAG CGCCATGGGCACGGTGGTGCTGGACGGTCAGATCTACGTATGTGGCGGGTACGACGGGAACTCGTCTCTCAACTCCGTGGAGTCCTATGCACCAGAAACGAACAA GTGGACGGTGGTGACCCCCATGAGCTCCAACCGCAGCGCTGCTGGAGTCACCGTCTTCGAGGGCAGGATCTACGTGTCCGGAGGACACGACGGCCTGCAAATCTTCAACAGC GTAGAGTACTACAACCATCACACGGCCACTTGGCACCCCGTCGCCAGCATGCTCAACAAGCGCTGCCGCCACGGagcagcctccctgggcagcAAGATGTTCGTCTGCGGGGGCTACGACGGCTCCGGCTTCCTCAGCATCGCCGAGGTCTACAGCTCCATGGCGGATCAGTGGTACCTGATCGTCCCGATGAACACTCGACGGAGCCGGGTCTCCCTCGTTGCAAACTGTGGCCGCCTCTATGCTGTCGGGGGCTACGATGGACAGTCCAACCTCAGCTCGGTAGAAATGTATGACCCGGAAACAAACCGCTGGACGTTCATGGCCCCGATGGTGTGCCACGAGGGAGGGGTTGGCGTGGGCTGCGTACCGCTCCTGACCATCTGA
- the TBRG4 gene encoding FAST kinase domain-containing protein 4, which yields MAARLVRKCCWRHVGAFVSAPSAAPAPLLVSAGKMAMARALPQAPFAAFHASPFSRADGFSVKERLEDNRNPEHRVISELIETATSPQELLQLNELHSLNSNQASLVITQLSRLAAEKNLETDSILQDERFRQLIVLTDSQISQVWNNTLVNLLKSLYSLGVDSGRKEMQSVEHEVLWRLRRLSFRQLTSLAEFLALKQGKDSKLLSEVMKKLELRWTELEGTKTVVILMSRIGHISPALMDRLEDKALELAEQFNPDDIRKITLALAYQNRRSVPLLRALSYHLVQKHSELSLNVLMDLIFAYGKLNFHQPQVFQKIATDLHPHVSTMTPLEVTRCIRSFALLKWLNLPLFEAIAQYALDNAKELSVPHLCSIILSFARLNFQPSGSEDFFSMVHEKLQGQLDGLDAHVLVDLVWSLCVLQQARAAYLQKVLAPAFHAELRGDQSPKGHNSRLKLVHINAAARLESPDYRGPFLPAEVLSAAGHAGEKVTVLQSGLEEALAAVLGSRDNGRFDVRTVYGWRIDAEMLVNGENKPLPLKGFAAPHLLRSEGTKALPPGARRVAFLKWEFPNFSNRSKDLLGRCVMARRHVQAAGFLVIDVPYYEFLELKSERQRTAYLKDKLRKAAAEELAS from the exons ATGGCAGCCCGCCTGGTGCGGAAGTGCTGTTGGCGGCACGTCGGTGCCTTCGTCTCTGCCCCctcggcagccccagcccctctgctcgTGTCAGCTGGGAAGATGGCGATGGCGAGAGCTCTCCCTCAAGCACCTTTCGCTGCATTTCACGCAAGTCCGTTCAGCCGGGCGGATGGATTCTCGGTCAAAGAGCGGCTGGAAGACAACAGAAACCCAGAGCACAGAGTGATCAGTGAACTCATTGAAACAGCTACGAGTCCTCAAGAACTCTTGCAGCTGAACGAACTTCACTCTCTAAATAGCAACCAAGCCTCACTAGTAATTACTCAGCTTTCCCGGCttgcagcagaaaaaaacctgGAGACAGATAGCATTTTGCAAGATGAACGCTTCCGACAGCTCATCGTCCTCACCGATTCTCAG ATTTCTCAGGTGTGGAATAACACCCTGGTGAACCTCCTAAAGAGCCTGTACTCCCTAGGGGTGGACAGCGGCAGAAAGGAGATGCAGTCGGTGGAGCACGAGGTGCTGTGGCGGCTGAGGCGCCTCAGCTTCAGGCAGCTCACCTCCCTGGCCGAGTTCCTGGCCCTCAAGCAGGGCAAGGACAGCAAGCTGCTGAGCGAAGTCATGAAGAAGCTGGAGCTGCGTTGGACGGAGCTCGAGGGCACCAAAACCGTGGTGATACTGATGTCCAGGATCGGGCACATCTCGCCAGCTCTGATGGACCGGCTGGAGGACAAG GCTCTGGAACTTGCTGAACAATTCAACCCTGATGATATCCGGAAAATAACCCTGGCGTTAGCGTACCAGAACCGGCGCTCCGTGCCGCTGCTCCGGGCCCTGTCGTACCACCTGGTTCAGAAGCACTCGGAGCTCAGCCTCAACGTTTTGATGGACCTCATCTTTGCCTATG GAAAACTGAATTTCCACCAGCCCCAGGTCTTCCAGAAGATAGCCACTGACCTGCACCCCCACGTGTCCACGATGACACCCCTCGAGGTGACCCGCTGCATCAGGTCCTTCGCCCTCCTCAAGTGGCTCAACCTGCCGCTCTTTGAGGCCATCGCGCAG TATGCGCTGGACAATGCCAAAGAGCTATCGGTCCCCCATCTGTGCAGTATCATCCTGTCTTTTGCCCGCCTGAACTTCCAGCCCAGCGGAAGCGAGGACTTCTTTAGCATG GTCCACGAGAAGCTGCAGGGCCAGCTGGACGGCCTGGACGCCCACGTGCTGGTGGACCTGGTGTGGTCGCTGTGCGTGCTGCAGCAGGCCAGGGCTGCCTACCTGCAGAAGGTGCTGGCACCCGCCTTCCACGCTGAGCTGCGAG GCGATCAGTCCCCCAAGGGCCACAACTCGCGGCTGAAGCTCGTCCACATCAACGCTGCCGCCCGGCTGGAAAGCCCCGACTACCGGGGGCCGTTCCTGCCCGCGGAGGTGCTGAGCGCCGCGGGCCACGCCGGGGAGAAGGTCACCGTGCTGCAGAGCGGCCTGGAAGAGGCGCTGGCGGcggtgctggggagcagggacaacGGGCGCTTCGACGTGCGCACCGTCTACGGCTGGCGGATCG ATGCCGAGATGCTGGTGAACGGTGAAAACAAGCCGCTGCCCCTGAAGGGCTTCGCCGCTCCCCATCTGCTCCGCTCGGAAGGGACAAAGGCGCTGCCGCCGGGTGCCAGGAG GGTCGCCTTCCTCAAGTGGGAGTTCCCCAACTTCAGCAACAGGAGCAAGGACCTGCTGGGCCGCTGCGTCATGGCCCGGCGCCACGTCCAGGCGGCCGGATTCCTCGTCATAGAC GTTCCCTACTACGAATTCCTGGAGCTGAAGTCGGAGCGGCAGCGGACGGCCTACCTCAAGGACAAGCTGCGCAAGGCCGCGGCCGAGGAGCTGGCGAGCTAG
- the CAMP gene encoding cathelicidin antimicrobial peptide: protein MPGCWALLLVVLGAAAGLPAPPTLTYPQVLAQAVDTFNQRPEVQNVFRLLSADPEPAPDIELSSLRGLNFTLMETECTPGTRIRLDDCDFKENGVIKDCVGTVQVLQGSSEINLRCADASSDPTLVQRGRIGRFFSRLRRFRPTVHIDVHVQGSVRLG, encoded by the exons ATGCCAGGCTGCTGggcgctgctgctggtggtgctgggggcggccgcgggcctgCCCGCGCCCCCCACCCTCACCTACCCCCAGGTGCTGGCCCAGGCCGTGGACACCTTCAACCAGCGCCCCGAGGTGCAGAACGTCTTCCGGCTGCTGAGCGCCGACCCCGAGCCGGCGCCG gacATCGAGCTGAGCAGCCTGCGGGGGCTCAACTTCACGCTGATGGAGACGGAGTGCACGCCGGGGACCCGCATCCGCCTCGACGACTGCGACTTCAAGGAGAACGGG GTCATCAAGGACTGCGTGGGAACGGTGCAGGTGCTGCAGGGCTCCTCCGAGATCAACCTGCGCTGCGCGGACGCCTCCTCCGAC CCGACGCTGGTGCAGCGGGGCCGCATCGGCCGCTTCTTCAGCAGGCTGCGGCGCTTTCGGCCCACGGTCCACATCGACGTCCACGTGCAGGGCAGCGTCCGCCTGGGCTGA